In Pirellulales bacterium, a single genomic region encodes these proteins:
- a CDS encoding alpha/beta fold hydrolase, with amino-acid sequence MRRSLGAIVVWLVFGSFFAADIAAASFAGEPIAGSWLGTLDAGVKLRIVFHIERSADGKFSTTLDSPDQGAKGIRVDETTFADNSLRLTIKSLSGSFEGKLADGEINGKWTQAGASLPLVLKRTEKVPELARPQMPKKPYPYTEREVTYRNDQANITIAGTLTLPKTDKPCAAVLLITGSGAQDRDESLLGHKPFLVLADDITRRGIAVLRVDDRGVGGSTGDPSASTTSDLAGDVLAGVAFLKTCPEIDPQRIGLLGHSEGGLIAPLAASRSSDVKFIVLIAGPGVTGEEILYAQGELITRAAGAGDAAVKHQRALQEKMFAIAKEYDKQVAAAPQDMPPDPHETEEQIVALLTGLASFLPEDQRKDAEAKALAKARPILTPWFRYFLSYDPRPALAKVKCPVLAVIGERDLQVPPAQNMPELEKALKAAGNTDYTLRELPELNHLLQTCKTGSPTEYAEIEETIAPSALELIGTWIVQKTTR; translated from the coding sequence ATGCGACGTTCATTAGGCGCGATTGTCGTGTGGTTAGTTTTCGGATCCTTCTTTGCGGCCGACATTGCAGCAGCATCTTTTGCCGGCGAGCCGATCGCCGGCTCCTGGCTGGGCACGCTCGATGCTGGCGTTAAGCTGCGAATCGTCTTTCATATCGAGCGCTCGGCCGACGGAAAATTTTCCACAACGCTCGACAGTCCGGACCAGGGGGCCAAAGGGATCCGCGTCGACGAAACGACGTTCGCGGATAACTCGCTTCGCCTGACGATTAAGTCCCTCAGCGGCAGTTTCGAGGGAAAGTTGGCCGACGGAGAGATCAACGGCAAGTGGACACAGGCCGGCGCCTCGCTGCCACTCGTGCTCAAGCGGACGGAGAAAGTTCCCGAACTCGCCCGGCCGCAGATGCCGAAAAAGCCATATCCTTATACAGAGCGCGAGGTGACGTATCGCAACGACCAAGCGAACATCACGATTGCCGGCACCCTGACGCTTCCCAAGACGGACAAACCGTGTGCGGCTGTTCTGTTGATTACCGGATCCGGCGCGCAGGATCGGGACGAATCGCTGCTGGGGCATAAGCCCTTTCTTGTACTGGCCGACGACATCACCCGCCGTGGCATCGCTGTTCTGCGGGTTGACGATCGAGGGGTGGGGGGCTCGACCGGCGATCCCTCAGCCTCGACCACCAGCGACCTGGCCGGTGACGTGCTGGCCGGAGTTGCCTTTCTCAAAACTTGCCCCGAGATCGATCCGCAGCGCATTGGACTGCTCGGACATAGCGAAGGAGGATTGATCGCGCCGCTCGCGGCAAGTCGATCGAGCGACGTTAAGTTCATCGTGCTGATCGCCGGCCCTGGCGTGACGGGCGAGGAGATCCTCTACGCGCAGGGCGAACTTATCACGCGAGCCGCAGGTGCCGGTGATGCCGCCGTAAAGCACCAGCGTGCTCTCCAGGAAAAGATGTTTGCCATCGCCAAGGAATACGACAAGCAAGTCGCCGCAGCACCCCAGGACATGCCGCCCGATCCCCACGAGACAGAGGAGCAAATCGTCGCCCTGCTCACGGGGCTGGCGTCGTTTCTGCCAGAGGACCAGCGAAAAGACGCCGAGGCGAAAGCACTCGCCAAGGCTCGGCCGATCCTGACACCTTGGTTCCGCTACTTCCTCAGCTACGACCCGCGCCCGGCACTCGCGAAAGTTAAGTGCCCTGTGCTGGCCGTGATCGGCGAGCGCGATCTTCAAGTCCCGCCCGCTCAGAATATGCCCGAGCTCGAAAAGGCGCTCAAGGCCGCAGGCAACACCGATTACACGCTGCGCGAGCTGCCGGAACTCAATCATTTACTGCAAACCTGCAAGACAGGCTCCCCGACGGAGTATGCGGAAATCGAAGAGACGATCGCGCCGTCGGCGCTCGAATTGATCGGCACCTGGATCGTCCAGAAAACGACTCGCTAA
- a CDS encoding PSD1 and planctomycete cytochrome C domain-containing protein, which translates to MAPVVCALVLATAHAATPQFEGDVLPILTAHCLKCHGREARKASLDLRTVALATRGGESGPVIVPGNAEESLLYERMADHSMPPAGELPLTAAQIEVIRDWLDAGDMKVEEAPALDEPSTEITAADREFWAFRRPLRRDPPEIRPADRARTPVDLFLLAKLSEHGLSFAPEADAQTLVRRAFFDLIGLPPTPEEIDQFVNDASPAAYDHLLDRLLASPHFGERWGRHWLDASGYVDVAGGDNDAGIIKLAEGKWRYRDYVIRSFNDDKPFDQFLTEQLAGDELSDWRTAEHFTPAMLENLIATTFLRSSADDTDENELNTADIRHGVLARTVETVASNLLGLTVNCARCHSHKYDPISHVDYYRLTAIFTPALNPQSWLQPRDRALADVAPRERAAAESHNASIQKQIDESKARLAELRRPYEAKIFETKLATIPDAIRADTKSAIETPKDKRNDVQKYLADKFADALRATPAEVDAALVDEHRRQVQELEIQLAELPKSLQKWGKIQAVYDSGPPPATYLLRRGNHETPGTEVAPGFLGILCQDDPRGLFADAQPRGESSGRRLALARWLTRRDTPAAGQVARTIVNRMWQQLFGVGLVETPDNFGHSGARPTHPELLDWLAIRWIDEGYRWKPLLKLLMHSAAYRQASSVAPSLSVDAQTLDPGNQLLWHQRLRRLESEAVRDAIVAASGTLDPQLFGPPIPIEARPDGSVVVKESSAAISNDGAKPDAPSRPRRSIYVLARRNYHPSMLGTFDQPVMATNCPRRNPSAVVLQSLAMLNDDFVVEQAGRFAATVAQLPVEQQVTAIFRRAVARVPSAQESAWSDELLARQFSRYRPQCETDSAARQQALAHLCQMVLNTSEFLYVP; encoded by the coding sequence TTGGCGCCGGTCGTCTGCGCGCTCGTCCTGGCAACGGCCCATGCGGCAACGCCGCAGTTCGAAGGGGACGTGCTGCCGATCCTGACCGCGCATTGTCTGAAGTGCCACGGCCGCGAGGCGCGCAAGGCCAGCCTGGACCTGCGCACCGTCGCGCTCGCCACACGTGGAGGTGAAAGCGGCCCGGTCATCGTGCCAGGCAATGCCGAGGAAAGCCTGCTCTACGAGCGGATGGCCGATCATTCGATGCCCCCCGCAGGCGAGCTTCCGCTCACCGCCGCGCAAATCGAAGTCATCCGCGACTGGCTCGACGCGGGCGATATGAAGGTCGAAGAGGCGCCGGCGCTTGACGAGCCAAGTACCGAAATCACCGCCGCGGATCGCGAGTTTTGGGCCTTCCGGCGCCCCCTGCGCCGCGATCCGCCCGAGATTCGACCCGCCGATCGGGCTCGCACGCCGGTCGACTTGTTCCTGTTGGCAAAGCTATCCGAGCACGGACTGTCGTTTGCCCCCGAGGCCGATGCGCAGACGCTCGTCCGTCGCGCCTTTTTCGATTTGATCGGCCTGCCTCCCACACCGGAGGAGATCGACCAGTTCGTCAACGATGCCTCGCCGGCGGCTTACGATCATTTGCTGGACCGGCTGCTGGCGTCACCCCATTTCGGCGAGCGGTGGGGACGCCATTGGCTCGACGCTTCTGGCTATGTCGACGTCGCAGGTGGGGACAACGACGCCGGCATCATCAAGCTGGCCGAAGGCAAATGGCGCTACCGCGATTACGTCATTCGCTCGTTCAACGACGACAAGCCTTTCGATCAGTTCCTGACCGAACAACTGGCCGGCGACGAGTTGAGTGATTGGCGCACCGCCGAGCACTTTACCCCGGCGATGCTCGAGAATCTGATCGCCACGACGTTTCTGCGCTCGAGCGCCGACGACACAGACGAAAACGAGCTAAATACTGCCGATATCCGCCATGGGGTCCTGGCCCGAACGGTCGAAACCGTGGCCAGCAACTTATTGGGGCTGACGGTCAATTGTGCGCGTTGCCACAGCCATAAGTACGATCCGATCTCGCATGTCGATTATTACCGGCTGACGGCCATCTTCACGCCCGCCTTGAATCCGCAGTCCTGGCTGCAACCGCGCGATCGGGCGCTGGCCGACGTCGCCCCCCGCGAACGCGCGGCGGCCGAATCGCACAACGCGAGCATTCAAAAGCAGATCGACGAAAGCAAAGCTCGTTTGGCCGAGCTACGGCGCCCCTACGAGGCCAAGATTTTCGAAACCAAGCTGGCCACGATTCCCGACGCAATCCGGGCAGACACGAAATCCGCCATCGAAACTCCCAAGGACAAACGCAACGACGTCCAAAAATACCTGGCTGACAAATTCGCCGACGCGCTCCGGGCCACACCGGCCGAGGTTGATGCCGCGCTTGTGGACGAACACCGGCGGCAGGTCCAGGAACTTGAAATCCAGCTGGCCGAACTGCCGAAATCGCTACAAAAGTGGGGCAAAATCCAGGCCGTCTACGACTCCGGCCCGCCCCCGGCGACCTACCTCCTTCGCCGTGGCAATCACGAAACACCAGGCACGGAAGTGGCGCCCGGATTCCTCGGCATCTTGTGCCAAGACGATCCGCGTGGGCTGTTTGCCGACGCTCAACCCCGTGGCGAGAGCAGCGGCCGCCGCCTGGCGCTTGCCCGTTGGCTCACGCGGCGCGATACGCCCGCCGCAGGCCAAGTGGCGCGCACGATCGTGAACCGCATGTGGCAGCAACTTTTTGGCGTGGGGTTGGTCGAAACGCCCGACAACTTCGGACATTCCGGCGCGCGCCCCACGCATCCAGAATTGCTCGATTGGCTGGCCATCCGCTGGATCGACGAAGGGTACCGGTGGAAGCCCCTGCTCAAGCTGTTGATGCACTCGGCCGCGTATCGGCAGGCGTCGTCAGTAGCTCCCTCGTTATCGGTCGACGCGCAGACGCTCGATCCCGGCAACCAGTTGCTCTGGCATCAGCGTCTTCGACGTCTCGAATCCGAAGCCGTACGCGATGCGATCGTGGCCGCGAGCGGCACGCTCGATCCGCAGCTTTTCGGGCCCCCCATACCAATCGAGGCTCGCCCCGATGGCTCGGTGGTCGTCAAGGAAAGCTCGGCCGCCATCAGCAATGACGGCGCTAAGCCGGACGCTCCTTCGCGGCCGCGTCGCAGCATTTACGTCCTGGCCCGGCGCAATTACCACCCGTCGATGCTGGGCACTTTCGATCAACCGGTGATGGCGACCAATTGCCCGCGACGTAACCCATCGGCGGTCGTGCTGCAGTCGCTGGCCATGCTCAACGACGATTTTGTCGTCGAGCAGGCCGGTCGCTTTGCCGCGACGGTTGCTCAGCTCCCTGTCGAGCAACAGGTCACGGCCATATTCCGCCGGGCCGTAGCGCGAGTGCCCAGTGCGCAGGAATCGGCCTGGAGCGACGAACTCCTTGCCCGGCAGTTCTCACGCTACCGCCCGCAATGCGAAACGGATAGCGCTGCGCGACAACAGGCGCTCGCGCATCTTTGTCAGATGGTGCTCAATACCAGCGAGTTTCTTTATGTCCCATAA
- a CDS encoding DUF1501 domain-containing protein has translation MSHKSRSSTPGQSADGALFSSSGLSRRQMLRASGLGFGALAFDAIMGAEARAETTAYHPPTAADLTPKSSQFPAQARAVIMLMQNGGPGQMDLFDPKPDLASHAGQTFGEKVEMFQKGSEANKLLASPFKFRPAGKCGMELSEVIPHLAGVADDFCLIRSMHTEHNNHTEALVMFNTGKIFPGRPALGSWISYALGTENQNLPAYIVLRDPEGYNTSGTLLWQNAWLPALYRGTEFSAQGPAVLNLRPRTALPEGAQHDDLEFLARLNQEHRHRYPQESELDARLRNYELAARMQLATGETLDLSRETETTQKLYGLDNPETASYGLRCLMARRLVESGVRFVQIFPPVKPQFQPWDSHTNVKTENEAICAKTDLPSAGLITDLKQRGLLDSTVVLWSGEFGRLPVSQNGSGRDHNRNAFSLIVAGGGFKRGLVHGSTDEVGYRAADGRVSVSDLHATLLHQLGFDHRRLAFSHHGRPETLTDAPLTKARVVAEVLEQPVTI, from the coding sequence ATGTCCCATAAATCGCGGTCGAGCACGCCCGGCCAATCCGCCGACGGAGCGTTATTTTCATCAAGCGGTTTGAGCCGCCGACAGATGCTGCGTGCCTCGGGGCTGGGGTTCGGGGCACTCGCGTTCGACGCCATCATGGGCGCCGAGGCGCGAGCGGAAACCACCGCTTATCATCCGCCGACGGCCGCCGACCTGACTCCCAAGTCTAGCCAGTTTCCCGCCCAAGCTCGGGCCGTGATCATGCTCATGCAGAACGGCGGGCCCGGACAGATGGATTTGTTCGATCCCAAGCCCGATCTGGCAAGCCATGCCGGGCAGACCTTCGGAGAGAAGGTCGAAATGTTTCAAAAAGGGAGCGAGGCTAACAAGCTGCTGGCCAGCCCCTTCAAGTTCCGCCCGGCCGGCAAGTGCGGCATGGAACTATCCGAGGTGATTCCTCATCTGGCAGGCGTCGCGGACGACTTCTGCCTGATCCGCTCGATGCACACCGAGCATAACAATCACACCGAAGCGCTGGTGATGTTCAACACCGGCAAGATATTCCCAGGTCGGCCGGCACTTGGTTCCTGGATCAGCTACGCGCTGGGGACCGAAAATCAAAACTTGCCTGCGTACATCGTGCTGCGCGACCCCGAGGGATACAACACCAGCGGTACTTTGCTGTGGCAAAACGCCTGGCTACCGGCGCTCTATCGCGGCACGGAATTCAGCGCGCAAGGGCCGGCCGTTTTGAATCTGCGTCCGCGCACCGCGCTGCCCGAGGGCGCCCAACACGACGATCTGGAATTCCTCGCCCGGCTGAACCAGGAGCATCGCCACCGCTACCCTCAAGAATCCGAGCTCGACGCGCGGCTTCGCAATTACGAACTCGCGGCGCGGATGCAACTGGCCACCGGCGAAACGCTCGATCTATCGCGAGAAACAGAAACGACGCAAAAGCTGTATGGCCTCGATAACCCCGAGACGGCCAGCTACGGCTTACGCTGCCTGATGGCCCGCCGGCTGGTCGAAAGTGGCGTCCGGTTCGTGCAGATTTTTCCACCGGTCAAGCCGCAATTTCAGCCCTGGGATTCGCATACGAATGTAAAGACCGAGAACGAAGCGATCTGCGCCAAAACCGATCTGCCGAGTGCCGGCCTGATTACCGATCTCAAGCAGCGCGGATTGCTCGACTCGACGGTCGTCCTGTGGAGTGGCGAATTCGGTCGATTGCCCGTTTCGCAAAATGGTTCGGGACGCGACCACAATCGCAACGCCTTCAGCCTGATCGTCGCCGGCGGCGGCTTCAAACGCGGACTGGTCCACGGCAGCACCGACGAGGTCGGTTACCGAGCCGCCGACGGGCGGGTGAGCGTTTCGGACCTGCACGCGACGTTGCTGCACCAATTGGGATTCGACCATCGGCGTTTAGCCTTTAGTCACCACGGCCGCCCCGAGACCCTGACCGACGCTCCCCTAACCAAGGCCCGGGTCGTCGCCGAGGTCCTCGAACAGCCTGTCACGATTTGA
- the malQ gene encoding 4-alpha-glucanotransferase — MHVDGSPTPEPRVRVLDRRRKSSFKVGSGELRLEDGTSLTVDGRLPADVPLGYHDFLPRGARDPIRLIISPGQCPAAPTKIWGWAVQLYAVRSRTSWGMGDMADLRTLAEWADRQGAGFVLVNPLSAVDPVVPQEPSPYYPSSRRFRNPLYIHIAAVPGAEQLQSELASISTAGHELNQSPRIIRDKVFQIKQQALERIWQVFAGDRAFDSFCREQGAPLRQFATFCTLVEKLGADWSRWPAEYARPDAPGMARFEAENLRRVEYHQWLQWLLDLQLAAAGSALRIVQDMPIGIAARGADAWTWQDVLADGITVGAPPDMYNTQGQNWGIPPWAPRLLEQAKYEPFVQTIRALLRHAGGLRIDHVMGLFRLFWIPQGMSAVEGTYVEYPAEDLLNIVALESHRAGAFVVGEDLGTVGKNVRRMLADAQILSNRLLWFESQPTSEYPSLALAAVTTHDLPTIAGLWTGADLAAQQELDLRPNVEATIAIRDRLREMTGVADSAPPEDVIRATYRLLADAPSSLVTATLEDALAVEQRPNMPATVDQWPNWRIPLVRSLEELLTSPLANDIASTLSARGKRKKEVAKPPVRNGKPETGQHATNASPGSERPRA, encoded by the coding sequence ATGCACGTCGATGGCAGCCCCACGCCCGAGCCGCGCGTGCGGGTGCTCGATCGTCGGCGCAAATCGTCGTTCAAAGTCGGTTCGGGCGAACTCCGGTTGGAAGACGGGACTTCGCTGACGGTTGACGGACGTCTGCCGGCCGACGTCCCGCTCGGCTATCACGACTTTCTGCCACGCGGCGCTCGCGATCCGATCCGGCTGATCATCAGCCCCGGTCAATGCCCGGCCGCGCCCACGAAAATCTGGGGTTGGGCCGTTCAGCTTTACGCGGTGCGTTCCCGCACCAGTTGGGGCATGGGGGACATGGCCGACCTGCGGACGCTGGCGGAATGGGCCGACCGTCAGGGGGCCGGATTTGTGCTGGTGAATCCGCTTTCGGCCGTCGATCCGGTTGTGCCGCAGGAACCGAGTCCTTACTACCCCAGCAGCCGGCGATTTCGCAACCCGCTCTACATTCATATCGCAGCAGTTCCCGGAGCCGAGCAACTGCAGTCCGAGCTGGCGTCGATTTCCACCGCCGGCCACGAGTTGAACCAGTCGCCGCGTATCATTCGCGACAAAGTTTTTCAGATCAAGCAGCAGGCGCTCGAGCGGATCTGGCAAGTTTTTGCCGGCGACCGGGCATTCGACTCCTTTTGCCGAGAGCAAGGGGCGCCGCTGCGGCAGTTCGCCACCTTCTGCACGCTGGTTGAGAAACTAGGCGCCGACTGGTCGCGCTGGCCTGCCGAGTATGCCCGGCCGGACGCGCCCGGCATGGCCCGGTTCGAAGCCGAAAATCTCCGCCGCGTCGAATATCATCAGTGGCTGCAATGGCTGTTGGATCTGCAGTTGGCCGCGGCCGGTTCGGCTTTGCGGATCGTTCAGGACATGCCGATCGGAATCGCGGCCCGTGGCGCGGACGCCTGGACCTGGCAAGACGTACTGGCCGACGGAATCACCGTCGGTGCGCCGCCGGACATGTACAACACCCAGGGACAAAACTGGGGTATTCCGCCGTGGGCGCCGCGGTTGCTCGAACAGGCCAAATACGAGCCCTTCGTGCAGACCATTCGCGCCCTTCTGCGGCACGCTGGTGGCTTGCGAATCGATCACGTGATGGGATTGTTCCGCCTGTTCTGGATTCCGCAGGGCATGTCCGCCGTCGAAGGGACTTACGTCGAATACCCGGCCGAGGATCTTCTGAACATCGTGGCGCTGGAAAGCCATCGGGCCGGTGCCTTCGTCGTGGGCGAAGATCTGGGGACGGTCGGCAAGAATGTCCGCCGCATGTTGGCCGACGCGCAGATCCTTTCAAACCGATTGCTGTGGTTCGAGTCGCAGCCGACGAGCGAATACCCAAGCCTGGCCCTGGCCGCCGTAACCACGCACGACTTGCCGACGATCGCCGGCCTGTGGACCGGCGCGGACCTGGCTGCCCAGCAAGAGCTCGACTTGCGTCCCAACGTCGAGGCGACGATTGCCATCCGGGACCGTCTACGTGAGATGACCGGCGTAGCGGACTCCGCCCCTCCGGAAGATGTAATTCGCGCCACGTACCGGCTGCTGGCCGACGCCCCGTCGTCGCTCGTGACCGCGACGCTCGAAGATGCGCTGGCCGTCGAGCAGCGTCCCAACATGCCGGCCACGGTTGACCAATGGCCCAACTGGCGCATTCCGCTGGTGCGATCTTTGGAAGAGTTGCTGACGTCACCGCTGGCCAATGACATTGCCAGCACGCTCTCGGCGCGCGGCAAGCGGAAGAAAGAGGTCGCGAAGCCCCCCGTTCGGAATGGCAAGCCCGAAACTGGTCAACATGCGACCAATGCCTCGCCCGGATCCGAACGCCCCCGTGCCTAG
- a CDS encoding SdrD B-like domain-containing protein, whose amino-acid sequence MKTTLFAQWRRGGSKTRHTRKTSVRGRDLRVEMLEGRALLTASAVSTYSPYDVNHDGYLNMSDLITTISYYNSHGPSVASTQSSSTGSGSSLTATPSALTAPTSTATTDVDVNGDGYINLSDVIKEIKAFDNLAPLAAYTLVPTNASDQPLSGPLVVGQTFYLDVMVQDLRTDSGGQPLSYDGVAGGDVDVAYVPDSTNPGGVAPVTPLSISWNTANYPNPTTATARADVTSTVGVMKNINGSEANNGPNFSYIPLGSGVLLLNRIQMTATAAGVVNFNSEILNPLLETTVLASGTGLQDITDALQLTANQISLGSASVTVVNAPPVPSSLSGQVYVDNNGDNTFDAGDVGLPNVVVALLNSSGAATGATQITDANGNYSFTNLNPGTYGVAEVQPSGFFETGLNVGTVNGTASGTASGVNTISSVVITSGSVGAGYNFAVQSPAGISGTAYVDQNADGVFDAGDTTLAGVSVQLFNSSNVAVGSAVVTGANGTYSFPGQQPGTYTIKETPPSGAFATAANVGTINGTSTGTVNDAATISAVTVGSGSAAIGYNFGLEQFATISGTEYVDNDANNSFNSGDTGLGGVTIQLINASNQIVSTTTAANGTFSFTGVVPGTYSLVEGTPGSGLVQTSSTVGSVSGTQVGVDTISTIVLGNGVAATGYNFGTQSNVPPLAQVRLATTALDGGALPSVIPGGSKFWLYEYVTDLRQPTSDALGVEEAYTNISYDTSKFAVVSPLTFGSNYQFSESPSNGQIPSSLINVGALAGTSNFPSLGFGAQGNQEMLVFKVEMQAIGGGSSDITVGQPTSSDVNPVGIAVFADPPAFDSPLLTSSQVHFVGLGSVQTTQPTFVSIDTPVAVTNGTTSGATTPLNFTIHLSQASSVPITVTYTTEDIGSDNAVGGATASTPGADYVLPDFDGTPANENVGQFTIPANTTDLTVPLVQAIGNSLNQADKSFHIVLTSGDNNIVVSQAAGSSQAIIHSAVAQPTLTVLPVSGNEGDVATFNVSLSAGSGQTITVHYQTQATSPQSAIPGTDFQVVTGDLTFLPSSTGSTQQVQIALPFDASEVPPTTFQFVLSSATNAALSGGSSQLAVLGTILPPATGSLSGYVYHDINSDGLREGGETGYAGVAITLTGTTIYGQQVTKTATTAADGSYSFVSLVAGRYTIAETQPLLYLQGKDHIGTQGGSSAAQDQFFIDLDAGVAGTENDFGEGDLNPNMFWWPNF is encoded by the coding sequence ATGAAGACTACATTGTTCGCGCAGTGGCGCCGCGGCGGATCGAAGACCCGGCATACCCGTAAGACTTCGGTTCGCGGTCGAGACCTGCGCGTCGAGATGCTCGAAGGTCGCGCCCTGCTGACGGCCAGCGCCGTTTCGACCTACTCGCCGTATGACGTCAATCATGACGGCTACCTGAACATGTCCGACCTGATCACGACGATCAGCTACTACAATTCCCACGGGCCAAGCGTTGCATCGACGCAAAGCTCATCGACCGGCAGCGGCAGTTCCTTGACGGCAACCCCGTCGGCACTCACCGCGCCCACCAGCACGGCCACGACGGATGTCGACGTCAACGGCGACGGTTATATCAACCTCAGCGACGTCATCAAAGAAATCAAGGCGTTCGACAACCTCGCGCCGTTGGCCGCCTACACGCTGGTGCCGACGAATGCCTCGGATCAGCCGTTGAGCGGGCCGCTGGTCGTGGGCCAGACGTTTTATCTCGACGTGATGGTGCAAGATTTGCGCACCGACTCGGGCGGTCAGCCGTTGTCGTACGACGGTGTCGCCGGCGGCGACGTCGACGTGGCGTACGTCCCCGATTCCACGAACCCGGGCGGAGTCGCGCCGGTCACGCCGCTGTCAATTAGCTGGAACACGGCGAACTATCCGAATCCGACCACCGCCACGGCTCGTGCCGATGTCACCAGCACGGTTGGCGTGATGAAGAACATCAACGGCAGCGAAGCGAACAACGGTCCCAACTTCTCCTACATCCCGCTGGGCAGCGGGGTGCTCTTGTTGAATCGCATTCAGATGACTGCGACGGCCGCGGGCGTGGTGAATTTCAATTCCGAAATCCTGAATCCGCTGCTCGAGACGACCGTACTTGCCTCGGGCACGGGCCTGCAGGACATCACCGACGCGCTGCAGTTGACCGCGAACCAGATCTCGCTCGGCTCAGCCTCGGTCACCGTCGTCAACGCTCCGCCGGTGCCGTCGAGCCTGTCGGGCCAGGTTTATGTCGACAACAACGGCGACAACACGTTCGACGCCGGCGATGTCGGGCTGCCGAATGTCGTCGTGGCCCTGCTCAATTCCAGCGGTGCGGCGACCGGTGCAACGCAGATCACGGATGCCAACGGCAACTACTCGTTCACGAACCTCAACCCCGGCACGTACGGCGTGGCCGAAGTGCAGCCTAGCGGCTTCTTCGAAACCGGCCTGAATGTCGGCACGGTCAATGGAACCGCCAGCGGCACGGCCAGCGGCGTCAACACGATCAGTTCGGTCGTCATCACGTCCGGCTCGGTCGGCGCAGGTTACAACTTTGCGGTCCAATCGCCGGCCGGCATTTCCGGCACGGCCTACGTAGATCAGAACGCCGACGGCGTCTTTGACGCTGGTGATACCACGCTCGCAGGCGTCAGCGTTCAATTGTTCAATTCGAGCAATGTCGCCGTGGGTTCCGCCGTCGTGACCGGCGCCAATGGCACTTACTCGTTCCCGGGTCAGCAACCAGGCACCTATACGATCAAAGAAACGCCCCCCTCGGGCGCCTTTGCCACGGCCGCCAATGTTGGCACGATAAACGGCACATCGACTGGAACTGTCAACGACGCGGCGACGATTTCGGCGGTCACTGTCGGATCGGGCAGCGCGGCGATCGGTTACAACTTCGGGCTCGAGCAGTTCGCCACGATCTCGGGCACCGAGTACGTCGATAACGACGCCAACAACAGTTTCAATTCAGGCGACACAGGTCTCGGCGGCGTCACGATCCAACTGATCAACGCCAGCAACCAGATCGTATCGACGACCACGGCCGCCAATGGCACGTTCAGCTTCACGGGAGTCGTGCCTGGCACGTATTCACTCGTCGAAGGCACCCCCGGCAGTGGCCTGGTGCAAACCAGTTCGACCGTCGGCAGCGTCAGCGGTACTCAGGTGGGCGTCGATACAATCAGCACGATTGTGCTCGGTAACGGTGTCGCGGCAACCGGCTACAACTTCGGCACGCAGAGCAATGTTCCGCCGTTGGCCCAGGTTCGTCTGGCCACGACAGCGCTCGATGGCGGTGCCTTGCCATCGGTGATCCCCGGCGGATCGAAGTTCTGGCTCTACGAGTATGTGACGGATCTCCGCCAGCCGACCAGCGATGCACTGGGCGTGGAAGAGGCATACACCAACATCTCGTACGACACGTCGAAGTTTGCGGTCGTCAGTCCGTTAACCTTCGGATCGAATTACCAGTTCAGTGAATCGCCGTCGAACGGCCAGATCCCGTCGAGCCTGATCAACGTCGGCGCGTTAGCTGGGACGTCGAACTTCCCGTCCTTGGGCTTCGGCGCTCAGGGAAATCAGGAAATGTTGGTCTTCAAGGTCGAGATGCAAGCCATCGGCGGCGGCTCCTCGGATATCACCGTCGGTCAGCCCACCAGCTCCGACGTGAATCCGGTAGGCATTGCCGTGTTCGCCGATCCGCCGGCCTTCGATTCGCCGCTGTTGACGTCATCGCAGGTCCACTTCGTCGGCCTGGGCAGCGTGCAGACCACGCAGCCGACGTTCGTGTCGATTGATACGCCCGTTGCCGTGACCAACGGTACGACGAGTGGGGCCACGACGCCGCTGAACTTCACGATTCATCTCAGCCAGGCCTCGAGCGTGCCTATCACCGTTACCTACACGACCGAGGACATCGGCAGCGACAACGCAGTCGGGGGCGCCACGGCTTCCACGCCAGGCGCCGACTATGTGCTGCCTGACTTCGACGGCACGCCTGCAAATGAGAATGTCGGCCAGTTCACGATTCCGGCCAATACGACCGACCTGACCGTGCCGCTGGTGCAGGCGATTGGCAACTCGCTCAATCAGGCCGACAAGAGCTTCCACATTGTGCTCACCAGCGGCGACAACAACATCGTTGTGTCGCAAGCGGCCGGCTCGTCGCAAGCCATCATTCACTCGGCCGTGGCCCAGCCGACGCTTACGGTCCTGCCCGTCTCAGGCAATGAAGGGGACGTGGCTACGTTCAATGTGAGCCTGTCCGCCGGTAGCGGGCAGACGATCACGGTCCACTACCAGACGCAGGCCACGAGTCCGCAGAGCGCCATCCCGGGTACCGACTTCCAAGTCGTCACCGGTGACTTGACGTTCCTGCCCAGTAGCACGGGCTCGACGCAGCAGGTGCAAATCGCCTTGCCGTTCGATGCCAGCGAGGTACCGCCCACGACGTTCCAGTTCGTGCTGTCAAGCGCCACGAACGCGGCGCTCTCGGGTGGCAGCAGTCAGCTTGCTGTGCTCGGCACGATTCTGCCGCCGGCCACAGGCAGCTTGTCAGGCTACGTCTATCACGACATCAACAGCGATGGCCTTCGCGAGGGGGGAGAGACCGGCTACGCGGGCGTTGCGATCACGCTGACCGGCACCACGATCTACGGCCAGCAAGTGACTAAAACTGCGACGACCGCGGCCGACGGGTCGTACAGCTTCGTCAGCCTGGTCGCGGGCCGATACACCATCGCCGAGACGCAGCCGCTGTTGTACTTGCAGGGCAAGGACCACATCGGCACGCAAGGAGGCAGCTCCGCGGCGCAGGATCAATTCTTCATTGATCTCGACGCAGGCGTGGCAGGCACTGAGAACGACTTCGGCGAGGGTGACCTCAATCCGAACATGTTCTGGTGGCCAAACTTCTAA